The Athene noctua chromosome 23, bAthNoc1.hap1.1, whole genome shotgun sequence genome window below encodes:
- the LOC141969732 gene encoding uncharacterized protein LOC141969732 — translation MYKGRLLEGEYDDDIEAEERQIDDQMSGTSESPSGDEKPDLDTEKESETLSEKALEVSDSEKDEDDKYSDSDFWDDEQAPDGTFVAEGRRTLDVQEASEKAGRERTMLGETKAIEEAHFVEEEEVFTKEAGEEAERLGDLLPEDEAVAVLQAEGQPVVEESAPEESAMAEGDPKGQGIGKGRAFGIEMTPGEQGVLVEGMESEAELKERGTGEEEVPGAGELLDEEESRMQPEGRGGAEEWSESDEEESEEEESDGEEDMEEGDTSGEDDMASDMSEGEEDGDAGEFEGTDVRSPFSEEEEEMDEVGFEGEDVLGALFGGEEDGDEGEFEGMDVASPF, via the exons ATGTACAAAGGCAGACTACTGGAAGGAG agtaCGATGATgatattgaagcagaagagagacagattgacGATCAAATGAGTGGAACATCAGAGTCACCCTCAGGTGATGAAAAACCTGACTTGGACActgaaaaggagagtgaaaccttatcagagaaggcattggaggtctctgacagtgagaaggatgaagatgatAAATACTCTGACAGTGACTTCTGGGACGATGAACAAG caCCAGACGGAACTTttgtggcagaaggaagaagaacacttgatgtgcagGAAGCATCAGAAAAAGCGGGACGAGAAAGGACGATGCTAGGGGAGACAAAAGCAATTGAGGAGGCACATTTTgttgaagaggaagaagttttcaccaaagaggcaggagaagaagcGGAACGGTTGGGAGACTTGCTGCCCGAGGAcgaagcagtggctgtgctgcaggcagagggtcagCCTGTGGTAGAGGAATCTGCACCTGAAGAGAGtgccatggcagagggagatcCCAAAGGACAGGGGATAGGGAAAGGAAGGGCCTTTGGCATTGAGATGACACCTGGGGAACAGGGAgttctggtggaggggatggagagcgaggCAGAGCTCAAGGAGCGGGGaactggggaagaggaggtgcCAGGAGCAGGGGAATTGCTTGACGAGGAGGAAAGCAGAATGCAGCCCGAGGGACGGGGTGGGGCTGAGGAATGGTCTGAGAGTGATGAGGAGGAATCAGAAGAAGAGGAGTCTGACGGAGAGGAGGACATGGAGGAGGGAGATACTTCAGGGGAGGACGACATGGCAAGTGATATGTCTGAGGGGGAGGAGGACGGGGATgcgggagaatttgaagggacaGATGTGAGGAgtcctttttctgaagaagaggaggagatggacgAGGTAGGATTTGAAGGGGAAGATGTGCTTGGTGCTCTGTTTGGGGGAGAGGAGGACGGGGatgagggagaatttgaagggatggATGTAGCGAGTCCTTtttag